A stretch of Gorilla gorilla gorilla isolate KB3781 chromosome 9, NHGRI_mGorGor1-v2.1_pri, whole genome shotgun sequence DNA encodes these proteins:
- the DGKZ gene encoding diacylglycerol kinase zeta isoform X13, with product MSAPGAGHSAGGSCNESSALGPVEALGTEEGERPGSLRQMWRYRSWDVPQIPSEAPQTQKAITKSGLQHLAPPPPTPGAPCSESERQIRSTVDWSESATYGEHIWFETNVSGDFCYVGEQYCVARMLQKSVSRRKCAACKIVVHTPCIEQLEKINFRCKPSFRESGSRNVREPTFVRHHWVHRRRQDGKCRHCGKYHSKVSCFMLQQIEEPCSLGVHAAVVIPPTWILRARRPQNTLKASKKKKRASFKRKSSKKGPEEGRWRPFIIRPTPSPLMKPLLVFVNPKSGGNQGAKIIQSFLWYLNPRQVFDLSQGGPKEALEMYRKVHNLRILACGGDGTVGWILSTLDQLRLKPPPPVAILPLGTGNDLARTLNWGGGYTDEPVSKILSHVEEGNVVQLDRWDLHAEPNPEAGPEDRDEGATDRLPLDVFNNYFSLGFDAHVTLEFHESREANPEKFNSRFRNKMFYAGTAFSDFLMGSSKDLAKHIRVVCDGMDLTPKIQDLKPQCVVFLNIPRYCAGTMPWGHPGEHHDFEPQRHDDGYLEVIGFTMTSLAALQVGGHGERLTQCREVVLTTSKAIPVQVDGEPCKLAASRIRIALRNQATMVQKAKRRSAAPLHSDQQPVPEQLRIQVSRVSMHDYEALHYDKEQLKEASVPLGTVVVPGDSDLELCRAHIERLQQEPDGAGTKSPTCQKLSPKWCFLDATTASRFYRIDRAQEHLNYVTEIAQDEIYILDPELLGASARPDLPTPTSPLPTSPCSPTPRSLQGDAAPPQGEELIEAAKRNDFCKLQELHRAGGDLMHRDEQSRTLLHHAVSTGSKDVVRYLLDHAPLEILDAVEENGETCLHQAAALGQRTICHYIVEAGASLMKTDQQGDTPRQRAEKAQDTELAAYLENRQHYQMIQREDQETAV from the exons GAAAGCCATCACCAAGTCAGGCCTCCAGCACCTGGCCCCCCCTCCGCCCACCCCTGGGGCCCCGTGCAGCGAGTCAGAGCGGCAGATCCGGAGCACAGTGGACTGGAGC GAGTCAGCGACATATGGGGAGCACATCTGGTTCGAGACCAACGTGTCCGGGGACTTCTGCTACGTTGGGGAGCAGTACTGTGTAGCCAGGATGCTG CAGAAGTCAGTGTCTCGAAGAAAGTGCGCAGCCTGCAAGATTGTGGTGCACACGCCCTGCATCGAGCAGCTGGAGAAG ATAAATTTCCGCTGTAAGCCGTCCTTCCGTGAATCGGGCTCCAGGAATGTCCGCGAG CCAACCTTTGTACGGCACCACTGGGTACACAGACGACGCCAGGACGGCAAGTGTCGGCACTGTGGGAAG TACCACAGCAAGGTGTCCTGCTTCATGCTGCAGCAGATCGAGGAGCCGTGCTCGCTGGGGGTCCACGCAGCTGTGGTCATCCCGCCCACCTGGATCCTCCGCGCCCGGAGGCCCCAG AATACTCTGAAAGCaagcaagaagaagaagagggcATCCTTCAAGAGGAAGTCCAGCAAGAAAGGGCCTGAG GAGGGCCGCTGGAGACCCTTCATCATCaggcccaccccctcccccctcaTGAAGCCCCTGCTGGTGTTTGTGAACCCCAAGAGTGGGGGCAACCAG GGTGCAAAGATCATCCAGTCTTTCCTCTGGTATCTCAATCCCCGACAAGTCTTCGACCTGAGCCAGGGAGGGCCCAAGGAGGC gctggagatgTACCGCAAAGTGCACAACCTGCGGATCCTGGCGTGCGGGGGCGACGGCACG gtGGGCTGGATCCTCTCCACCCTGGACCAGCTGCGCCTGAAGCCGCCACCCCCTGTTGCCATCCTGCCCCTGGGTACTGGCAACGACTTGGCCCGAACCCTCAACTGGGGTGGG GGCTACACAGATGAGCCTGTGTCCAAGATCCTCTCCCACGTGGAGGAGGGGAACGTGGTACAGCTGGACCGCTGGGACCTCCACGCTGAGCCCAACCCCGAGGCAGGGCCTGAGGACCGAGATGAAGGCGCCACCGACCGG TTGCCCCTGGATGTCTTCAACaactacttcagcctgggcttTGACGCCCACGTCACCCTGGAGTTCCACGAGTCTCGAG AGGCCAACCCAGAGAAATTCAACAGCCGCTTTCGGAATAAGATGTTCTACGCCGGG ACAGCTTTCTCTGACTTCCTGATGGGCAGCTCCAAGGACCTGGCCAAGCACATCCGAGTGGTG TGTGATGGAATGGACTTGACTCCCAAGATCCAGGACCTGAAACCCCAGTGTGTTGTTTTCCTGAACATCCCCAG GTACTGTGCGGGCACCATGCCCTGGGGCCACCCTGGGGAGCACCACGACTTTGAGCCCCAGCGGCATGACGACGGCTACCTCGAGGTCATTGGCTTCACCATGACGTCGTTG GCCGCGCTGCAGGTGGGCGGACACGGTGAGCGGCTGACGCAGTGTCGCGAGGTGGTGCTCACCACATCCAAGGCCATCCCAGTGCAGGTGGATGGCGAACCCTGCAAGCTTGCAGCCTCACGCATCCGCATCGCCCTGCGCAACCAGGCCACCATGGTGCAGAAGGCCAAGCGGCGGAGCGCCGCCCCCCTACACAGCGA CCAGCAGCCGGTGCCAGAGCAGCTGCGCATCCAGGTGAGTCGCGTCAGCATGCACGACTATGAGGCCCTGCACTACGACAAGgagcagctcaaggaggcct CCGTGCCGCTGGGCACTGTGGTGGTCCCAGGAGACAGTGACCTAGAGCTCTGCCGTGCCCACATTGAGAGACTCCAGCAG GAGCCCGATGGTGCTGGAACCAAGTCCCCGACATGCCAGAAACTGTCCCCCAAGTGGTGCTTCCTGGACG CCACCACTGCCAGCCGCTTCTACAGGATCGACCGAGCCCAG GAGCACCTCAACTATGTGACTGAGATCGCACAGGATGAGATTTATATCCTGGACCCTGAGCTGCTGGGGGCATCGGCCCGGCCTGACCTCCCAACCCCCacttcccctctccccacctcacCCTGCTCACCCACGCCCCG GTCACTGCAAGGGGATGCTGCACCCCCTCAAG GTGAAGAGCTGATTGAGGCTGCCAAGAGGAACGACTTCTGCAAG CTCCAGGAGCTGCACCGAGCTGGGGGCGACCTCATGCACCGAGACGAGCAGAGTCGCACGCTCCTGCACCACGCAGTCAGCACTGGCAGCAAGGATGTGGTCCGCTACCTGCTGGACCACG cCCCCCTAGAGATCCTTGATGCGGTGGAGGAAAA CGGGGAGACCTGTTTGCACCAGGCAGCGGCCCTCGGCCAGCGCACCATCTGCCACTACATCGTGGAGGCCGGGGCCTCGCTCATGAAGACAGACCAGCAG GGCGACACTCCCCGGCAGCGGGCTGAGAAGGCTCAGGACACCGAGCTGGCGGCCTACCTGGAGAACCGGCAGCACTACCAGATGATCCAGCGGGAGGACCAGGAGACGGCTGTGTAG
- the DGKZ gene encoding diacylglycerol kinase zeta isoform X10, whose amino-acid sequence MSAPGAGHSAGGSCNESSALGPVEALGTEEGERPGSLRQMWRYRSWDVPQIPSEAPQTQKAITKSGLQHLAPPPPTPGAPCSESERQIRSTVDWSESATYGEHIWFETNVSGDFCYVGEQYCVARMLKSVSRRKCAACKIVVHTPCIEQLEKINFRCKPSFRESGSRNVREPTFVRHHWVHRRRQDGKCRHCGKGFQQKFTFHSKEIVAISCSWCKQAYHSKVSCFMLQQIEEPCSLGVHAAVVIPPTWILRARRPQNTLKASKKKKRASFKRKSSKKGPEEGRWRPFIIRPTPSPLMKPLLVFVNPKSGGNQGAKIIQSFLWYLNPRQVFDLSQGGPKEALEMYRKVHNLRILACGGDGTVGWILSTLDQLRLKPPPPVAILPLGTGNDLARTLNWGGGYTDEPVSKILSHVEEGNVVQLDRWDLHAEPNPEAGPEDRDEGATDRLPLDVFNNYFSLGFDAHVTLEFHESREANPEKFNSRFRNKMFYAGTAFSDFLMGSSKDLAKHIRVVCDGMDLTPKIQDLKPQCVVFLNIPRYCAGTMPWGHPGEHHDFEPQRHDDGYLEVIGFTMTSLAALQVGGHGERLTQCREVVLTTSKAIPVQVDGEPCKLAASRIRIALRNQATMVQKAKRRSAAPLHSDQQPVPEQLRIQVSRVSMHDYEALHYDKEQLKEASVPLGTVVVPGDSDLELCRAHIERLQQEPDGAGTKSPTCQKLSPKWCFLDATTASRFYRIDRAQEHLNYVTEIAQDEIYILDPELLGASARPDLPTPTSPLPTSPCSPTPRSLQGDAAPPQGEELIEAAKRNDFCKLQELHRAGGDLMHRDEQSRTLLHHAVSTGSKDVVRYLLDHAPLEILDAVEENGETCLHQAAALGQRTICHYIVEAGASLMKTDQQGDTPRQRAEKAQDTELAAYLENRQHYQMIQREDQETAV is encoded by the exons GAAAGCCATCACCAAGTCAGGCCTCCAGCACCTGGCCCCCCCTCCGCCCACCCCTGGGGCCCCGTGCAGCGAGTCAGAGCGGCAGATCCGGAGCACAGTGGACTGGAGC GAGTCAGCGACATATGGGGAGCACATCTGGTTCGAGACCAACGTGTCCGGGGACTTCTGCTACGTTGGGGAGCAGTACTGTGTAGCCAGGATGCTG AAGTCAGTGTCTCGAAGAAAGTGCGCAGCCTGCAAGATTGTGGTGCACACGCCCTGCATCGAGCAGCTGGAGAAG ATAAATTTCCGCTGTAAGCCGTCCTTCCGTGAATCGGGCTCCAGGAATGTCCGCGAG CCAACCTTTGTACGGCACCACTGGGTACACAGACGACGCCAGGACGGCAAGTGTCGGCACTGTGGGAAG GGATTCCAGCAGAAGTTCACCTTCCACAGCAAGGAGATTGTGGCCATCAGCTGCTCGTGGTGCAAGCAGGCA TACCACAGCAAGGTGTCCTGCTTCATGCTGCAGCAGATCGAGGAGCCGTGCTCGCTGGGGGTCCACGCAGCTGTGGTCATCCCGCCCACCTGGATCCTCCGCGCCCGGAGGCCCCAG AATACTCTGAAAGCaagcaagaagaagaagagggcATCCTTCAAGAGGAAGTCCAGCAAGAAAGGGCCTGAG GAGGGCCGCTGGAGACCCTTCATCATCaggcccaccccctcccccctcaTGAAGCCCCTGCTGGTGTTTGTGAACCCCAAGAGTGGGGGCAACCAG GGTGCAAAGATCATCCAGTCTTTCCTCTGGTATCTCAATCCCCGACAAGTCTTCGACCTGAGCCAGGGAGGGCCCAAGGAGGC gctggagatgTACCGCAAAGTGCACAACCTGCGGATCCTGGCGTGCGGGGGCGACGGCACG gtGGGCTGGATCCTCTCCACCCTGGACCAGCTGCGCCTGAAGCCGCCACCCCCTGTTGCCATCCTGCCCCTGGGTACTGGCAACGACTTGGCCCGAACCCTCAACTGGGGTGGG GGCTACACAGATGAGCCTGTGTCCAAGATCCTCTCCCACGTGGAGGAGGGGAACGTGGTACAGCTGGACCGCTGGGACCTCCACGCTGAGCCCAACCCCGAGGCAGGGCCTGAGGACCGAGATGAAGGCGCCACCGACCGG TTGCCCCTGGATGTCTTCAACaactacttcagcctgggcttTGACGCCCACGTCACCCTGGAGTTCCACGAGTCTCGAG AGGCCAACCCAGAGAAATTCAACAGCCGCTTTCGGAATAAGATGTTCTACGCCGGG ACAGCTTTCTCTGACTTCCTGATGGGCAGCTCCAAGGACCTGGCCAAGCACATCCGAGTGGTG TGTGATGGAATGGACTTGACTCCCAAGATCCAGGACCTGAAACCCCAGTGTGTTGTTTTCCTGAACATCCCCAG GTACTGTGCGGGCACCATGCCCTGGGGCCACCCTGGGGAGCACCACGACTTTGAGCCCCAGCGGCATGACGACGGCTACCTCGAGGTCATTGGCTTCACCATGACGTCGTTG GCCGCGCTGCAGGTGGGCGGACACGGTGAGCGGCTGACGCAGTGTCGCGAGGTGGTGCTCACCACATCCAAGGCCATCCCAGTGCAGGTGGATGGCGAACCCTGCAAGCTTGCAGCCTCACGCATCCGCATCGCCCTGCGCAACCAGGCCACCATGGTGCAGAAGGCCAAGCGGCGGAGCGCCGCCCCCCTACACAGCGA CCAGCAGCCGGTGCCAGAGCAGCTGCGCATCCAGGTGAGTCGCGTCAGCATGCACGACTATGAGGCCCTGCACTACGACAAGgagcagctcaaggaggcct CCGTGCCGCTGGGCACTGTGGTGGTCCCAGGAGACAGTGACCTAGAGCTCTGCCGTGCCCACATTGAGAGACTCCAGCAG GAGCCCGATGGTGCTGGAACCAAGTCCCCGACATGCCAGAAACTGTCCCCCAAGTGGTGCTTCCTGGACG CCACCACTGCCAGCCGCTTCTACAGGATCGACCGAGCCCAG GAGCACCTCAACTATGTGACTGAGATCGCACAGGATGAGATTTATATCCTGGACCCTGAGCTGCTGGGGGCATCGGCCCGGCCTGACCTCCCAACCCCCacttcccctctccccacctcacCCTGCTCACCCACGCCCCG GTCACTGCAAGGGGATGCTGCACCCCCTCAAG GTGAAGAGCTGATTGAGGCTGCCAAGAGGAACGACTTCTGCAAG CTCCAGGAGCTGCACCGAGCTGGGGGCGACCTCATGCACCGAGACGAGCAGAGTCGCACGCTCCTGCACCACGCAGTCAGCACTGGCAGCAAGGATGTGGTCCGCTACCTGCTGGACCACG cCCCCCTAGAGATCCTTGATGCGGTGGAGGAAAA CGGGGAGACCTGTTTGCACCAGGCAGCGGCCCTCGGCCAGCGCACCATCTGCCACTACATCGTGGAGGCCGGGGCCTCGCTCATGAAGACAGACCAGCAG GGCGACACTCCCCGGCAGCGGGCTGAGAAGGCTCAGGACACCGAGCTGGCGGCCTACCTGGAGAACCGGCAGCACTACCAGATGATCCAGCGGGAGGACCAGGAGACGGCTGTGTAG
- the DGKZ gene encoding diacylglycerol kinase zeta isoform X11: MEPRDGSPEARSSDSESASASSSGSERDAGPEPDKAPRRLNKRRFPGLRLFGHRKAITKSGLQHLAPPPPTPGAPCSESERQIRSTVDWSESATYGEHIWFETNVSGDFCYVGEQYCVARMLQKSVSRRKCAACKIVVHTPCIEQLEKINFRCKPSFRESGSRNVREPTFVRHHWVHRRRQDGKCRHCGKGFQQKFTFHSKEIVAISCSWCKQAYHSKVSCFMLQQIEEPCSLGVHAAVVIPPTWILRARRPQNTLKASKKKKRASFKRKSSKKGPEEGRWRPFIIRPTPSPLMKPLLVFVNPKSGGNQGAKIIQSFLWYLNPRQVFDLSQGGPKEALEMYRKVHNLRILACGGDGTVGWILSTLDQLRLKPPPPVAILPLGTGNDLARTLNWGGGYTDEPVSKILSHVEEGNVVQLDRWDLHAEPNPEAGPEDRDEGATDRLPLDVFNNYFSLGFDAHVTLEFHESREANPEKFNSRFRNKMFYAGTAFSDFLMGSSKDLAKHIRVVCDGMDLTPKIQDLKPQCVVFLNIPRYCAGTMPWGHPGEHHDFEPQRHDDGYLEVIGFTMTSLAALQVGGHGERLTQCREVVLTTSKAIPVQVDGEPCKLAASRIRIALRNQATMVQKAKRRSAAPLHSDQQPVPEQLRIQVSRVSMHDYEALHYDKEQLKEASVPLGTVVVPGDSDLELCRAHIERLQQEPDGAGTKSPTCQKLSPKWCFLDATTASRFYRIDRAQEHLNYVTEIAQDEIYILDPELLGASARPDLPTPTSPLPTSPCSPTPRSLQGDAAPPQGEELIEAAKRNDFCKLQELHRAGGDLMHRDEQSRTLLHHAVSTGSKDVVRYLLDHAPLEILDAVEENGETCLHQAAALGQRTICHYIVEAGASLMKTDQQGDTPRQRAEKAQDTELAAYLENRQHYQMIQREDQETAV, encoded by the exons GAAAGCCATCACCAAGTCAGGCCTCCAGCACCTGGCCCCCCCTCCGCCCACCCCTGGGGCCCCGTGCAGCGAGTCAGAGCGGCAGATCCGGAGCACAGTGGACTGGAGC GAGTCAGCGACATATGGGGAGCACATCTGGTTCGAGACCAACGTGTCCGGGGACTTCTGCTACGTTGGGGAGCAGTACTGTGTAGCCAGGATGCTG CAGAAGTCAGTGTCTCGAAGAAAGTGCGCAGCCTGCAAGATTGTGGTGCACACGCCCTGCATCGAGCAGCTGGAGAAG ATAAATTTCCGCTGTAAGCCGTCCTTCCGTGAATCGGGCTCCAGGAATGTCCGCGAG CCAACCTTTGTACGGCACCACTGGGTACACAGACGACGCCAGGACGGCAAGTGTCGGCACTGTGGGAAG GGATTCCAGCAGAAGTTCACCTTCCACAGCAAGGAGATTGTGGCCATCAGCTGCTCGTGGTGCAAGCAGGCA TACCACAGCAAGGTGTCCTGCTTCATGCTGCAGCAGATCGAGGAGCCGTGCTCGCTGGGGGTCCACGCAGCTGTGGTCATCCCGCCCACCTGGATCCTCCGCGCCCGGAGGCCCCAG AATACTCTGAAAGCaagcaagaagaagaagagggcATCCTTCAAGAGGAAGTCCAGCAAGAAAGGGCCTGAG GAGGGCCGCTGGAGACCCTTCATCATCaggcccaccccctcccccctcaTGAAGCCCCTGCTGGTGTTTGTGAACCCCAAGAGTGGGGGCAACCAG GGTGCAAAGATCATCCAGTCTTTCCTCTGGTATCTCAATCCCCGACAAGTCTTCGACCTGAGCCAGGGAGGGCCCAAGGAGGC gctggagatgTACCGCAAAGTGCACAACCTGCGGATCCTGGCGTGCGGGGGCGACGGCACG gtGGGCTGGATCCTCTCCACCCTGGACCAGCTGCGCCTGAAGCCGCCACCCCCTGTTGCCATCCTGCCCCTGGGTACTGGCAACGACTTGGCCCGAACCCTCAACTGGGGTGGG GGCTACACAGATGAGCCTGTGTCCAAGATCCTCTCCCACGTGGAGGAGGGGAACGTGGTACAGCTGGACCGCTGGGACCTCCACGCTGAGCCCAACCCCGAGGCAGGGCCTGAGGACCGAGATGAAGGCGCCACCGACCGG TTGCCCCTGGATGTCTTCAACaactacttcagcctgggcttTGACGCCCACGTCACCCTGGAGTTCCACGAGTCTCGAG AGGCCAACCCAGAGAAATTCAACAGCCGCTTTCGGAATAAGATGTTCTACGCCGGG ACAGCTTTCTCTGACTTCCTGATGGGCAGCTCCAAGGACCTGGCCAAGCACATCCGAGTGGTG TGTGATGGAATGGACTTGACTCCCAAGATCCAGGACCTGAAACCCCAGTGTGTTGTTTTCCTGAACATCCCCAG GTACTGTGCGGGCACCATGCCCTGGGGCCACCCTGGGGAGCACCACGACTTTGAGCCCCAGCGGCATGACGACGGCTACCTCGAGGTCATTGGCTTCACCATGACGTCGTTG GCCGCGCTGCAGGTGGGCGGACACGGTGAGCGGCTGACGCAGTGTCGCGAGGTGGTGCTCACCACATCCAAGGCCATCCCAGTGCAGGTGGATGGCGAACCCTGCAAGCTTGCAGCCTCACGCATCCGCATCGCCCTGCGCAACCAGGCCACCATGGTGCAGAAGGCCAAGCGGCGGAGCGCCGCCCCCCTACACAGCGA CCAGCAGCCGGTGCCAGAGCAGCTGCGCATCCAGGTGAGTCGCGTCAGCATGCACGACTATGAGGCCCTGCACTACGACAAGgagcagctcaaggaggcct CCGTGCCGCTGGGCACTGTGGTGGTCCCAGGAGACAGTGACCTAGAGCTCTGCCGTGCCCACATTGAGAGACTCCAGCAG GAGCCCGATGGTGCTGGAACCAAGTCCCCGACATGCCAGAAACTGTCCCCCAAGTGGTGCTTCCTGGACG CCACCACTGCCAGCCGCTTCTACAGGATCGACCGAGCCCAG GAGCACCTCAACTATGTGACTGAGATCGCACAGGATGAGATTTATATCCTGGACCCTGAGCTGCTGGGGGCATCGGCCCGGCCTGACCTCCCAACCCCCacttcccctctccccacctcacCCTGCTCACCCACGCCCCG GTCACTGCAAGGGGATGCTGCACCCCCTCAAG GTGAAGAGCTGATTGAGGCTGCCAAGAGGAACGACTTCTGCAAG CTCCAGGAGCTGCACCGAGCTGGGGGCGACCTCATGCACCGAGACGAGCAGAGTCGCACGCTCCTGCACCACGCAGTCAGCACTGGCAGCAAGGATGTGGTCCGCTACCTGCTGGACCACG cCCCCCTAGAGATCCTTGATGCGGTGGAGGAAAA CGGGGAGACCTGTTTGCACCAGGCAGCGGCCCTCGGCCAGCGCACCATCTGCCACTACATCGTGGAGGCCGGGGCCTCGCTCATGAAGACAGACCAGCAG GGCGACACTCCCCGGCAGCGGGCTGAGAAGGCTCAGGACACCGAGCTGGCGGCCTACCTGGAGAACCGGCAGCACTACCAGATGATCCAGCGGGAGGACCAGGAGACGGCTGTGTAG